The stretch of DNA AGCGGCCACTTGCAGGAGCCGGACTGGCATTCCGTGTTGAGCCTGCCGGGAACGCACCTGCATTTGTATGGCAAGGTAGAGGCGCGCCCGGGCCGGAAGATGGGCCACCTGACCATCACTGGGCCAGATGTAGCTAGTGTCCAAACTGTAGCGTACCGCGTCGCTGGTCTGCTTAGCTTGCCGGGGCTGGATGCTATCTAGATGCTAGCGGCCAACTCATGCCTGCCAACTGCCACCTAAGCACCCGTTTTTGGCTACTATCCACTAACCTTAGCAGCACAATAATGGGTTACCCTATAGAGGCGAAGTGTCGCCTCTATAGGGTAACCCAGAGGCAGCTCTGGCCTGGGCCTCCGCATTTCCCGCGAGTTTGATGCTATGCAAGGTGGCCGCTCATAGGTAGAAACGTGAGCCTAGCGCCGGCCGCCGCCAAGTATAGCGCGAAGATCCGTTTCCCGGCGAGCATAGCGAGTATTCAGAACCGCACGCTATTGCCTACTCGCTATGCTCGTAGCGAAATGGGTTTTCGTGTCATACTTAGGCTGTCACTTTTTGGCGGGCATCACAACTTTATCCGGAACGAGCAGTTTTGCGGGCAGCAATTTTTGGATGGTTGGGGGTGGCAATACCAGCAGTTCTACTTGCTTCCGATTGGTGCGGGCTCTCAGCCACTGTACCAGCCGCTCCCGTTCAGGAACTGGCACCGGCCCCCGCGATTCTACGCTAACCACCAGCACGGTATCGGCGGGGAGGGAATCGCGCAGCAAAGCGGGGCGCATTAGCTGCCCAAGTGCCAGCCGGCGCACCGCAGGATGCTCCACCTGCACTTCGCGCAGCATGGCCTCGGGTGTGGGCAGCGCCGTTTTAGCCGAAGCAACTAGCTGCTGCAGATGCGCTATTTCGGCCTCCGAGCGTAACTCAGATTGGTTCTGGCGGGCACGCACGTCTTCCAATAGGTTTTGGCGCAGCGTTTGCGCATCCAGTGAGTCGTAGGCCTGCAGGCCCTGCCGTACGGTGAGCGTGGTGGGCATCAGCCGATACTTGGCCAGCTCCTTGCTGGCGGCCCTCAAACGCGCGGAATCTACCGTTGGGCCAACCAGCAGTACGTTTATCCGGCGCCGGCGGGCATCAATCTGCCGCGTTACCACGTAGGTGCCGGGGAAATCCAGCTGCTCTTTCACAAAATCCTCGGCGGCGTGCTCATATACAGACCGTTGCACAATGCGGTAGCCCAGCCACACACTCGGGGCGGCAATAATGGCCGCCGCCAGAAGCATCAGGCGGCGTACGCGCCGGGCCTCATGCTCATGCTGAAACCGGTGCGGCGGCAGGCGCAGAAAGCGCATCACCAGAAACGAGGCCAGCGTGATAAACACACAGTTGATAGAAAACAGGTAGAATGCTCCCAGCGCGTACTGCCAGTGCCCCGAGGCCAGGCCGTACCCAGTGGTACAAAGCGGCGGCATCAGGGCCGTGGCAATGGCCACGCCGGGAATAACGTTGCTTTTCTCGCGGCGCGTGAGGCCTACGGCACCGGCCAGCCCACCAAACAGGGCAATGAGTACGTCCCAGATGGTGGGCTCAGTCCGGGCCAGCAGCTCCGATTGCGCTCCTCTCAGGGGCGTGAGCAGGAAGTAGAGCGTCGAGGTCATCAGGCTGATAATGATGGCCAGACCCAGATTCTTCACGGCCCGCCGCAACAGATCGGGGTTGTTGGTAGCGGCACTGTAACCCAACGTCACGAGCGGACCCATCAGCGGCGAAATCAGCATAGCCCCGATAATGACGGCCGTAGAATTTACGTTCAGGCCTACTGAGGCAATCAGGATGGCGAAGATCAACACCCAAAGATTGGTCCCCCGGAAAGAAGTACTTGACTCAACGCTATCCTCGATTACATCTGGGTCAGCGGTGTCTTCAAGTAAATCGAAGCGGTGGCGTAAGAAGCGAAGCAGGAAGCTGAGGTAACGCAAAAGCAGCAATAAATTAGAGTGGGGCGCCCATTGCTTATGGTAGAGCTAGGCCAGTGTTGGCCCGGGCACTTACGCGCTGAAGATGCAAAGAAACGTACTTGTGTATCCTTTTTGAGCAACTATGCCGGAACGACTGACTGGCCTAGAACAAAGAAGTCACATAACATCAGCAGTGGCGAGGCACAAATGTGTGTCTCTATAATTAGCCGTGGCCCCCTCTCGCTTTTTGACTTTCTGGAGATGGGACCGGGGAGGTGAGGTGCCTACCAGAGCGAAACACCCGCCAACACGCCAAGTATAGCGTCTTTACCGTGTTCTTGCGCGCCGCACATCCTGCTACTTACAAAAAAGCCCGGCTGCGGCTGTTTTTCCGTAATTTCGCCCGTTCCGAATCATCGTACTATCGACTGCCCATGCCCGGCTACCATCCCCAGGATATCGAGAAGAAGTGGCAAGCCCACTGGAAAGAGCACAATACCTTTAAGGCCGATAACGCCTCTGAGAAGCCCAAATACTACGTGCTGGACATGTTCCCGTACCCCAGCGGTGCGGGCTTGCACGTAGGCCACCCCCTCGGCTACATTGCCTCTGATATTGTCACGCGCTACAAGCGTCTGCAGGGCTTTAACGTGCTGCACCCCATGGGTTTCGACTCGTTTGGCCTCCCCGCTGAGCAGTACGCCATCCAGACGGGCCAGCACCCTGAGAAAACCACCCGCGAGAACATTGCCCGCTACATTGAACAGCTTAGCTCCCTGGGGTTTAGCTACGACTGGAGCCGCGAAGTGCGCACCTCCGACCCCAGCTATTACAAGTGGACGCAGTGGATTTTCCTGAAGCTGTTCAATAGCTGGTATAACCTCGACACCGACCGCGCCGAGCCCCTGAAAACCCTCCTCGACAAGTTTGCCGAGAACGGCAGCCAAGGCGTGCGCGCCGCTGGCGACGAGGAAGAGCGCCACGATTTCACGGCGGGCCAGTGGCAGATGATGAGCGAGAAGCAACGCCTGCAAGCTGTGCACCCCTACCGACTGGCCTACCAGTCAGACACCTACGTGAACTGGTGCGCTGGCCTGGGTACGGTACTCTCTAATGATGAGGTGAAAGACGGTCTCTCTGAGCGCGGCGGATTTCCCGTAGAACGTCGATTAATGCCGCAGTGGAACCTGCGCATTACCGCCTACGCCGACCGTCTTCTCCAGGGCCTCGACACCATTGACTGGCCCGAGGCGGTGAAGGAAATGCAGCGCAACTGGATTGGCAAGAGCATTGGGGCTGAAGTGACCTTCTCGGTACAAGGCCACGAAAGCGCCCAGATTAAGGTGTACACCACCCGCGTTGATACCATTTATGGTGCTACGTTCCTGGTGCTGGCTCCTGAGCATGAGCTGGTGGCTGAGCTGACCACGCCCGAGCAGCAGGAATCCATTCAGGAGTACATAGACGCTACCAAGCGCCGCTCGGAGCGCGACCGGATGGCCGACACCAAAACGGTTTCGGGTGCTTTCACGGGGAGCTACGGTATCAACCCGTTCAGCGGTGAGCCCATCCAGATCTGGATTGCCGACTACGTGCTGGCGGGCTACGGCACCGGCGCCGTAATGGCCGTGCCCTCCGGCGACCAGCGCGACTACGTGTTTGCCAAGCACTTCCACCTGCCCATTGTGCAGGTAGTAGATCAGCAGCAAATCGAGGAGCAGGCCGACCCCACCAAGGAAGGCGTGTACCTGCACGGCCTCATCGAAGGCAAAGGCTACAAGGAGGCTACCCAAATCCTGATTCAGGAGCTGGAGCAGCGCGGCATCGGCAAGGGCAAAGTCAACTTCCGTATCCGCGACGCCATCTTCGGGCGCCAGCGCTACTGGGGTGAGCCCATCCCGATTTACTACAAGGATGGAGTGGCCTACGGCGTGGCCGAAGCCGACCTACCGCTGGTGCTCCCGGAAATTGATGAGTACAAACCCACCGAAACCGGCGAGCCGCCTCTGGGCCGCGCCAAAGACTGGAAGTACAAAGGCCAGTACGACTACGAGCTGAGCACGATGCCCGGCTGGGCCGGCTCCTCGTGGTACTTTCTGCGCTACATGGACCCACAGAACAACGAACGTTTCGTAGGCCAGGAATCCGAGCAATACTGGCAGAATGTAGACCTATATCTCGGTGGTGCAGAGCATGCTACGGGCCACTTGCTCTACTCCCGCTTCTGGCACCTCTTCCTTAAAGACCTAGGCTTAGTAACGGCCAATGAGCCCTTCCAAAAGCTCATCAACCAGGGCATGATCTTGGGCCGCTCGAACTTCGTGTACCGTATTAACGGCACCAATACGTTCGTGACAGCAGGCAAAAAGGACCAGCATGAAACAACTGCCTTGCATGTAGACGTCAATATTGTGGAGAATGATGTTCTCGACATTGAAGCCTACAAGAAATGGCGTGACGAGTACGCAACGGCTGAGTTCATCCTCGAAGACAACGGCACCTATGTGTGCGGCGTCGAGGTCGAGAAGATGTCAAAGTCGAAGTACAATGTGGTGAGCCCTGATGTGCTGATAGACAAGTTTGGGGCCGATGCGCTGCGCTTGTACGAGATGTTTCTGGGGCCGCTGGAGCAGTTCAAGCCCTGGAACACCAACGGCATGAGCGGCGTAGCGGGCTTCCTCAAGAAGCTCTGGCGCCTCTACCACCCCCAGGATGGCGACTTCGCCGTAACCGACGAGGCTCCCAAGCCCGCTGAGTTGAAAGCTCTGCACAAGGCTATCCGGAAGGTGGATGAGGACATCGAGAAGTTTTCGTTCAACACCACCGTCAGCGCCCTCATGATTACGGTGAACGAGCTGACGGCTCTGAACACGCACAACCGCTCCATTCTGGAGCCATTGGTGGTGCTAGTATCGCCTTACGCCCCGCACCTGGCCGAGGAGCTGTGGCAGAAGCTAGGCCACGAGGCCGGCAGCATCAGCACGGCTAGCTACCCCGAGTTTAAGGAAGAGTATCTGGTGGAAGACACCGTGAACTACCCCGTAGCCATCAACGGCAAAGTGCGCGAGCAGCTGCAGTTTCCGGCTACTGCCACAACTGCTGAAATCGAGGCCGCTGTGCGCGCCACCGACATTCTGGCCCGCTTCGCCGAAGGCAAAGAGGCCAAGAAGATCATTGTGGTACCTGGCCGCATGGTAAACGTAGTAGTGTAAGTGGCCTAGGTCAGTTGTTTTATACAAAAGGCTCGTCGAATTCGTCCGGCGAGCCTTTTTTGGGTTTATCGGTACTCGAAACTGTTCAGCTGAGTCTTGCGTGAAGAGCAAAAGAAGCGCGTTACATCCGTAACAGCACCAGCCAAATCTGCCCGCTGTCCGTAAGCTGGCCTATGATTATCCGACCGAGATATAACTGGTTTCGCATGCTGTTCGTGTGGCAGGGCTCTGTGCTGCCGCAGGTGTTGCCGCGTCTCCTGATTCTGTTTGCGCTGTCGTTGGGCGTAACGTACTTCCACGGCACTATTTTTCAGCACCGGGTGCCGCTTACGGCTGCGCCCTTTACGTTGTTTGGGGTGGCCCTAGCCATTTTTCTGGGTTTCTACAACAATGTGAGCTACGACCGCTACTGGGAGGGCCGCAAGCTCTGGGGCGCCTTACTCAACGACACCCGTTCCCTGGCGCGGCAGGCCCTCACTATGAGCGGCTACCCGGCTACCTCGGCGCCGGTTACGCATTTTGTGCGGCTGCTCATTGCCTTCACCCACACGTTGCGCCACCAACTCCGCCACACCGACCCTGCGGCCGATCTGCAGCGCCTGCTGCCGCCAGAACAGGCCTACACGGTGCAGCAAGCCCATTTCCGGCCGATGCTATTGCTGCGCGAAATGGGCCGCTGGCTGCAGGAAGCCCGCGAAACCGGCCACCTCGATTCCAATACTCAACTGGCCTTCGACCGTAACTTGAACCAACTCTCCGACATTGTGGGCGGATGCGAACGGCTGGCCAGCACGCCTGTGCCCTATACGTATAGCGTGCTGCTGCATCGCACCGTGTATCTCTATTGCTTCCTGCTGCCCTTCGGTCTGGTCGAAAGCATCAGCTGGGCCACACCGCTTATTGTCGTGTTTATTGGCTACACCTTTATGGCGCTGGATGCCATCATTGGAGAAATTGAAGAGCCCTTCGGTACAGAGCCCAACGATCTGGCCCTGAATGCCATGAGCCAGATGATAGAAACTACCTTACTGGAAATGGCCGACCAGCCCACTCCTACCTGGCCTATTGCACGAACCGGCTACGTGGTTGACTAACAGCACCCTAGGCCAGTACACTTGCTTTATTCTGCTTGTCTTTCTGCTTCTGCCAACTCCTCCCGATGTTTTTTGGGCAAAGAAGCCCGCACCAGATCATAGGAATGATCAATTAGTTCGCGCAACAGGCCTACGGATGCACCCGTCCCGATGAGCACCGTGTTCCAGTGCTTCTTGTTCATATGGTAGCCGGGCAGCACGTACTCGTGCCGCTCACGTAGTTCCTGGGCGCGCTCCGGGTCACACTTCAGGTTAATGCTGCCAAAGGTTTCGATATCGGTGAGAGCAAACACTTTACCACCCACTTTGAACACCAATGTATCGGGGCCGAAGGGTGTTTCTTCAGTTACGCCGGCTTTCAGCAGGCAATAATCGCGGAAGTCTTCAATGTTCATATAGCACAAAACGCCTACCTCAGCCAAAGGCCAAGGCGGGCGCTTACTATGTGTGAGCGGAGAGTCTCCGTCAGAGGTAAACTCAGGGGAGAGCCAGCAAATTTGCTAGCGAATAAACCAGCGGTAGAGCAGCACAATGAAACCCACCAGAAACATGCTCATGGAGAGCTTGTTGATGAAGTGCATGGTGCGCAGGTTGAAATTAGTTTTGCGATTAGGGTCATTCTTACGGAAGAAGTAACCGAAAACCGGACCGAAATCGAAAAGATCTTTAGTGCGCATGGCAGTAGGCTTGTGGTACGCTAAGATAACACCGCAAGGGGCATAAAGATTTAGTCTAGCCCTAAAAAGGTTTCTATTTTATCAGGCTACTGCTCAACCCATTACCTGCTCTACTTTGCCCAGCAATTCGCCACTTACACCTCGGCTTGAGGTCTGTATCTGGCTTTTAATCAATAAGTACTGAGCGGGTAGTTGTGCTGGAAAGGCTGTGGTGCTGAACCAAAACTCAGAGAGAATTTCCGGCAGT from Hymenobacter taeanensis encodes:
- a CDS encoding TIGR00341 family protein produces the protein MRYLSFLLRFLRHRFDLLEDTADPDVIEDSVESSTSFRGTNLWVLIFAILIASVGLNVNSTAVIIGAMLISPLMGPLVTLGYSAATNNPDLLRRAVKNLGLAIIISLMTSTLYFLLTPLRGAQSELLARTEPTIWDVLIALFGGLAGAVGLTRREKSNVIPGVAIATALMPPLCTTGYGLASGHWQYALGAFYLFSINCVFITLASFLVMRFLRLPPHRFQHEHEARRVRRLMLLAAAIIAAPSVWLGYRIVQRSVYEHAAEDFVKEQLDFPGTYVVTRQIDARRRRINVLLVGPTVDSARLRAASKELAKYRLMPTTLTVRQGLQAYDSLDAQTLRQNLLEDVRARQNQSELRSEAEIAHLQQLVASAKTALPTPEAMLREVQVEHPAVRRLALGQLMRPALLRDSLPADTVLVVSVESRGPVPVPERERLVQWLRARTNRKQVELLVLPPPTIQKLLPAKLLVPDKVVMPAKK
- the leuS gene encoding leucine--tRNA ligase, yielding MPGYHPQDIEKKWQAHWKEHNTFKADNASEKPKYYVLDMFPYPSGAGLHVGHPLGYIASDIVTRYKRLQGFNVLHPMGFDSFGLPAEQYAIQTGQHPEKTTRENIARYIEQLSSLGFSYDWSREVRTSDPSYYKWTQWIFLKLFNSWYNLDTDRAEPLKTLLDKFAENGSQGVRAAGDEEERHDFTAGQWQMMSEKQRLQAVHPYRLAYQSDTYVNWCAGLGTVLSNDEVKDGLSERGGFPVERRLMPQWNLRITAYADRLLQGLDTIDWPEAVKEMQRNWIGKSIGAEVTFSVQGHESAQIKVYTTRVDTIYGATFLVLAPEHELVAELTTPEQQESIQEYIDATKRRSERDRMADTKTVSGAFTGSYGINPFSGEPIQIWIADYVLAGYGTGAVMAVPSGDQRDYVFAKHFHLPIVQVVDQQQIEEQADPTKEGVYLHGLIEGKGYKEATQILIQELEQRGIGKGKVNFRIRDAIFGRQRYWGEPIPIYYKDGVAYGVAEADLPLVLPEIDEYKPTETGEPPLGRAKDWKYKGQYDYELSTMPGWAGSSWYFLRYMDPQNNERFVGQESEQYWQNVDLYLGGAEHATGHLLYSRFWHLFLKDLGLVTANEPFQKLINQGMILGRSNFVYRINGTNTFVTAGKKDQHETTALHVDVNIVENDVLDIEAYKKWRDEYATAEFILEDNGTYVCGVEVEKMSKSKYNVVSPDVLIDKFGADALRLYEMFLGPLEQFKPWNTNGMSGVAGFLKKLWRLYHPQDGDFAVTDEAPKPAELKALHKAIRKVDEDIEKFSFNTTVSALMITVNELTALNTHNRSILEPLVVLVSPYAPHLAEELWQKLGHEAGSISTASYPEFKEEYLVEDTVNYPVAINGKVREQLQFPATATTAEIEAAVRATDILARFAEGKEAKKIIVVPGRMVNVVV
- a CDS encoding bestrophin family protein, which codes for MIIRPRYNWFRMLFVWQGSVLPQVLPRLLILFALSLGVTYFHGTIFQHRVPLTAAPFTLFGVALAIFLGFYNNVSYDRYWEGRKLWGALLNDTRSLARQALTMSGYPATSAPVTHFVRLLIAFTHTLRHQLRHTDPAADLQRLLPPEQAYTVQQAHFRPMLLLREMGRWLQEARETGHLDSNTQLAFDRNLNQLSDIVGGCERLASTPVPYTYSVLLHRTVYLYCFLLPFGLVESISWATPLIVVFIGYTFMALDAIIGEIEEPFGTEPNDLALNAMSQMIETTLLEMADQPTPTWPIARTGYVVD
- a CDS encoding MmcQ/YjbR family DNA-binding protein, producing MNIEDFRDYCLLKAGVTEETPFGPDTLVFKVGGKVFALTDIETFGSINLKCDPERAQELRERHEYVLPGYHMNKKHWNTVLIGTGASVGLLRELIDHSYDLVRASLPKKHREELAEAERQAE
- a CDS encoding DUF6728 family protein, translating into MRTKDLFDFGPVFGYFFRKNDPNRKTNFNLRTMHFINKLSMSMFLVGFIVLLYRWFIR